From one Rhopalosiphum padi isolate XX-2018 chromosome 2, ASM2088224v1, whole genome shotgun sequence genomic stretch:
- the LOC132921819 gene encoding mitochondrial chaperone BCS1-like isoform X1, producing the protein MSNKNMQLLKHVAVAAVSSKYVSEVVGLISLSLASIVINETIELVKLYFWRNYVTELEVSNNDKCYPWLLQWISKYNQHLLHFSVNTTCRNTESGHMTSKFDYKPSSGEHMFKYKGHTIRVKLDRSSMLSPDYGYKPYETLYLSTLGRNRQVLKDILEEAKLHAMSLMESGTTLMVPSYDTWQNFGEPRIPRSMTSVILDEGVIENILKDIHDFVNDQSWYLERGIPYRRGYLLYGPPGCGKTSMIMALAGEIKYSLCVLSLNDSKMSDDQLVQLMGEVPSKSFVLLEDIDAMFANRDGETVIAKEGSTKVTLSGLLNALDGVVSSEGRILFMTTNYVDRLDSALIRSGRVDYKQYIGTCSDYQLSKMFIRFRPEGTEDDKNKFVKDVRKYDKPVVPAHLQEFFLLHRHKELNYVFEHINDLWQNVQDIQLTEKILST; encoded by the exons ATGTC taataaaaatatgcagtTGTTAAAACACGTCGCAGTGGCCGCTGTATCCAGTAAGTACGTGTCCGAGGTAGTAGGACTGATCAGCCTCAGTCTGGCTTCGATAGTTATCAATGAGACGATAGAACTTGTTAAATTGTACTTTTGGCGCAACTACGTCACCGAGCTCGAAGTTTCCAACAATGACAAGTGTTACCCTTGGCTACTGCAATGGATTTCCAAGTACAATCAACACTTACTGCACTTCAGTGTCAACACTACCTGTCGGAACACGGAGTCCGGACACATGACATCGAAGTTCGACTACAAGCCAAGTTCCGGCGAACACATGTTCAA GTACAAAGGTCATACAATACGCGTAAAACTTGATCGCAGCTCGATGTTATCTCCTGACTATGGTTATAAACCGTATGAAACGCTTTATTTATCTACTTTGGGTCGAAACAGACAAGTGCTGAAAGATATCTTGGAAGAGG CCAAATTGCACGCCATGTCTCTTATGGAGTCGGGAACCACTTTAATGGTACCCTCATACGATACGTGGCAAAACTTTGGAGAGCCCCGCATTCCGCGGTCAATGACGTCCGTTATACTAGACGAGGGTGTGATTGAAAACATACTAAAGGATATCCATGACTTTGTGAACGACCAATCATGGTACTTAGAAAGGG GAATACCATACCGTAGGGGTTACCTGCTTTATGGGCCGCCAGGTTGTGGCAAGACATCTATGATCATGGCATTGGCTGGCGAGATCAAGTACAGCTTGTGCGTGTTAAGCCTGAACGACTCAAAAATGTCTGACGATCAACTAGTTCAATTAATGGGAGAAGTACCATCTAAATCATTTGTGCTCCTGGAAGATATCGACGCGATGTTCGCCAACAGAGATGGGGAAACAGTCATAGCCAAAG AAGGCAGTACTAAAGTGACGTTGAGCGGATTACTAAATGCTTTGGATGGTGTTGTATCATCCGAAGGCAGAATACTATTTATGACTACCAACTATGTCGACAg ATTGGATTCTGCACTGATTCGATCTGGCCGAGTGGATTACAAACAGTATATTGGAACATGTTCAGATTATCAACTCTCAAAAATGTTCATTAGGTTTCGTCCAGAAGGTACAGAAGACGACaagaataaatttgtaaaagatGTCAGAAAATATGACAAACCAGTCGTCCCAGCTCACTTacaagaattttttttgttacatcgGCACAAAGAACTAAATTATGTGTTTGAACATATAAACGATTTATGGCAGAACGTACAAGACATTCAATTAACAga aAAAATACTAAGTACATAA
- the LOC132921819 gene encoding mitochondrial chaperone BCS1-like isoform X2: protein MDFQVQSTLTALQCQHYLSEHGVRTHDIEVRLQAKFRRTHVQVNPVQRRYGITYRSCSRRVAKLFKRYKGHTIRVKLDRSSMLSPDYGYKPYETLYLSTLGRNRQVLKDILEEAKLHAMSLMESGTTLMVPSYDTWQNFGEPRIPRSMTSVILDEGVIENILKDIHDFVNDQSWYLERGIPYRRGYLLYGPPGCGKTSMIMALAGEIKYSLCVLSLNDSKMSDDQLVQLMGEVPSKSFVLLEDIDAMFANRDGETVIAKEGSTKVTLSGLLNALDGVVSSEGRILFMTTNYVDRLDSALIRSGRVDYKQYIGTCSDYQLSKMFIRFRPEGTEDDKNKFVKDVRKYDKPVVPAHLQEFFLLHRHKELNYVFEHINDLWQNVQDIQLTEKILST, encoded by the exons ATGGATTTCCAAGTACAATCAACACTTACTGCACTTCAGTGTCAACACTACCTGTCGGAACACGGAGTCCGGACACATGACATCGAAGTTCGACTACAAGCCAAGTTCCGGCGAACACATGTTCAAGTAAACCCAGTTCAGAGACGATATGGCATAACTTATCGTAGCTGCAGCAGACGCGTAGCCAAACTTTTTAAAAG GTACAAAGGTCATACAATACGCGTAAAACTTGATCGCAGCTCGATGTTATCTCCTGACTATGGTTATAAACCGTATGAAACGCTTTATTTATCTACTTTGGGTCGAAACAGACAAGTGCTGAAAGATATCTTGGAAGAGG CCAAATTGCACGCCATGTCTCTTATGGAGTCGGGAACCACTTTAATGGTACCCTCATACGATACGTGGCAAAACTTTGGAGAGCCCCGCATTCCGCGGTCAATGACGTCCGTTATACTAGACGAGGGTGTGATTGAAAACATACTAAAGGATATCCATGACTTTGTGAACGACCAATCATGGTACTTAGAAAGGG GAATACCATACCGTAGGGGTTACCTGCTTTATGGGCCGCCAGGTTGTGGCAAGACATCTATGATCATGGCATTGGCTGGCGAGATCAAGTACAGCTTGTGCGTGTTAAGCCTGAACGACTCAAAAATGTCTGACGATCAACTAGTTCAATTAATGGGAGAAGTACCATCTAAATCATTTGTGCTCCTGGAAGATATCGACGCGATGTTCGCCAACAGAGATGGGGAAACAGTCATAGCCAAAG AAGGCAGTACTAAAGTGACGTTGAGCGGATTACTAAATGCTTTGGATGGTGTTGTATCATCCGAAGGCAGAATACTATTTATGACTACCAACTATGTCGACAg ATTGGATTCTGCACTGATTCGATCTGGCCGAGTGGATTACAAACAGTATATTGGAACATGTTCAGATTATCAACTCTCAAAAATGTTCATTAGGTTTCGTCCAGAAGGTACAGAAGACGACaagaataaatttgtaaaagatGTCAGAAAATATGACAAACCAGTCGTCCCAGCTCACTTacaagaattttttttgttacatcgGCACAAAGAACTAAATTATGTGTTTGAACATATAAACGATTTATGGCAGAACGTACAAGACATTCAATTAACAga aAAAATACTAAGTACATAA
- the LOC132921817 gene encoding regulatory-associated protein of mTOR isoform X1 — MEEASSKLSSGSADGAESADWRLPLCFTKKRHTEEIKSVDAVVNSWRLKERMKTVSVALVMCLNVGVDPPDVLKVQPCARLECWIDPMMMIPQKALEIIGVNLQKQYERWQPRARYKQSLDPTIEEVKKLCVSLRRNAKEERVLFHYNGHGVPKPTVNGEIWVFNRTYTQYIPLSIYDLQTWMGSPSIYVYDCSNAGMIIKLFSQFAEQHEKEDMHNATQSPLFVNSEGSSFKNCIQLGACQIDQTLPMHPDLPADLFTSCLTTPIKMAARWFVMQNMSKHCSKLILDLVDKIPGTLNDRRTMLGELNWVFTAITDTIAWNILPRDTFQTLFRQDLLVASLLRNFLLAERIMRTYDCEPVSSPKLPAMHNHPMWQSWDHILDLCLSQLQRVQEHGDGFFVRTTFFEEQLTAFEIWLDHTSCLPTQQRSAPEQLPIVLQVLLSQAHRLRALDLLGRFLDLGPWAVNLTLSVGIFPYILKLLQSFAVELRPMLAFIWAKIMAVDHTCQTDIVRENGFKYFFQLVEDIRLPEEQRMLGTVVLSRLMQNYKNGQQLGLKNNLVCICLEQLANASAPYKQWLTLCLAQLWSDYDKARWVGVRDIAHEKLYILLEDKVPEVRAAAVFALGTYVSCDKDRTNYAIKVDLNIALTLLNTVAKDMSPMVREEVIIALQWTVITFERYFLEIAMQEQTEKSYGSLYKSPNGSSKTASLSRKGSKEKLSMQPTSVIVTVVSPQISPGPSISDEMPEETKSDLLRRTNSSSSIVTLDAYQTTSTYNNNHSKLWKGLTALEHDIFPEVAATAQKLTKYIRQKLKNKTDSRASHSLPASPSSKSYLSQGDSPPLSVHDLRTRQRTPITPFRSNSRTKKIVPNTIVEETTMLSSSSSPPNIESDCEKDSTNITKSLLRSQFFEWVSKNFAHPLSGMNDGGDFESAIYYERDWRYTRNMMLRKEALEEQNKVNNLNCKIEHQIFSSKCKQSPNSLVFYPYDPHVIVATKDYLTVWDYHSSYKLCQWKPDVRSHNLDLSYRLTPHLSAVELINSHDVALVLAGYNDGNIQVWSQCIDGPPKLVTGWHALPICKSPSFESSSMAMQWDQRSCHLICAGDSRVIKIWDIETETKLTALSTGVNASVTTMSMQSKENNIFAAGCKDGSIKVFDKRLPPDEAKIASFIGHHSKILTLRLQDATVVSASAYGDIKTFEFGHNAPQQEFHVNNMQSAAIHSMCNIIACSSINQMLLFYNTEGQLLNSLKLTDWFMSTRYSPLMTTKFHPQKVLLSTGAMDGTIALYSIDPKR, encoded by the exons ATGGAAGAAGCGTCGTCCAAATTATCGTCCGGCAGCGCCGACGGCGCCGAGTCCGCCGACTGGCGATTGCCGTTATGCTTCACGAAAAAACGTCATACAGAGGAGATCAAATCCGTGGATGCTGTGGTAAATTCATGGCGTCTCAAAGAACGG ATGAAGACTGTGAGTGTTGCTCTTGTAATGTGCCTAAATGTAGGTGTAGACCCACCAGACGTTTTAAAAGTGCAGCCCTGCGCCCGTCTAGAGTGTTGGATAG ATCCAATGATGATGATTCCTCAGAAAGCATTGGAAATAATTGGAGTCAATTTGCAAAAACAGTACGAAAGGTGGCAGCCAAGAGCACGGTACAAACAATCGTTAGACCCAACTATAGAGGAAGTAAAAAAATTGTGCGTTTCCTTGAGACGAAATGCAAAAGAAGAAAGAGTCCTTTTCCACTATAATGGACATGGTGTTCCAAAACCTACAGTAAATGGTGAAATTTGGGTGTTTAACAGG ACATATACCCAATACATTCCATTGTCCATTTATGATCTTCAAACTTGGATGGGATCACCATCAATTTATGTCTATGATTGTTCAAATGCaggaatgataataaaattatttagccaATTTGCTGAACAGCATGAAAAAGAAGATatg CATAATGCTACCCAAAGCCCATTGTTTGTAAACAGTGAAGGATCTTCCTTTAAAAACTGCATTCAACTGGGCGCATGTCAAATAGATCAAACACTTCCAATGCATCCAGACTTACCTGCTGATTTGTTTACGTCTTGCTTGACTACACCAATTAAAATGGCTGCTCGgtg gTTTGTAAtgcaaaatatgtcaaaacatTGTTCAAAATTAATTCTTGATCTGGTTGATAA AATTCCTGGTACATTAAATGATCGACGAACTATGTTAGGAGAATTAAACTGGGTATTCACTGCTATAACCGATACAATAGCTTGGAATATATTACCTAGag atacTTTTCAAACACTATTTCGGCAAGACTTGTTAGTTGCAAGTCTGCTAAGAAACTTTTTACTGGCCGAACGTATTATGAGAACATATGACTGTGAACCAGTATCTTCGCCTAAATTACCGGCAATGCACAATCATCCCATGTGGCAG tCATGGGATCATATTTTAGACTTGTGTTTGTCTCAGTTACAACGTGTTCAAGAACACGGAGATGGTTTTTTTGTACGCACAACATTTTTTGAAGAACAATTGACTGCTTTTGAAATTTGGCTTGACCATACATCTTGTTTACCAACACAACAACGTAGTGCACCTGAACAGCTTCCCATTGTACTCCAA GTTCTATTAAGTCAAGCACATAGACTCCGAGCATTAGACTTGTTGGGCAGATTTTTAGATTTGGGGCCATGGGCAGTAAATTTGACTTTATCTGTAGGTATATTTCCATATATATTGAAACTACTGCAGAGTTTTGCGGTTGAACTTCGACCCATGTTAGCATTTATTTGGGCTAAAATAATGGCTGTTGATCAT ACTTGTCAAACTGACATTGTTAGGGAGAAtggttttaagtatttttttcaactgGTTGAAGATATACGTTTGCct GAAGAACAAAGGATGTTGGGAACTGTTGTACTGTCCCGACTAATGCAAAACTATAAGAATGGCCAACAACTTGGgcttaaaaacaatttagtgTGCATATGTCTTGAACAATTAGCCAATGCTAGTGCTCCATATAAACAATGGTTGACCTTATGTCTTGCACAGTTATGGTCCGATTACGATAAAGCACGTTGGGTTGGTGTACGAGATATAGCTCATGAGAAACTTTACATTTTACTAGAAGATAAAGTACCTGAA gttcGAGCTGCAGCAGTATTTGCTCTTGGTACTTATGTAAGCTGTGATAAGGATCGTACTAACTATGCTATAAAAGTTGATCTAAATATTGCTTTGACTTTATTAAATACTGTTGCTAAAGATATGAGTCCTATGGTCAGGGAG GAAGTTATAATCGCTCTTCAATGGACTGTTATCACATTTGAAAGATACTTTTTAGAAATAGCGATGCAGGAACAAACTGAAAAATCATATGGATCTCTTTATAAAA GTCCAAATGGTAGCTCAAAAACAGCTAGTCTGTCTAGAAAGGGATCCAAAGAAAAACTTTCGATGCAGCCTACTAGTGTAATAGTTACTGTAGTATCACCTCAAATATCACCTGGACCTAGCATTTCAGATGAAATGCCAGAGGAAACAAAATCTGATCTTTTGAGGCGAACAAATTCGTCCTCATCTATAGTTACCTTGG ATGCTTATCAAACAACATCAACCTATAACAATAATCACTCTAAACTATGGAAGGGTTTGACAGCTTTAGAGCATGATATATTTCCAGAAGTTGCAGCCACTGcacaaaaattaactaaatacattagGCAGAAG CTTAAAAACAAGACGGATAGTCGTGCATCACATTCATTACCCGCATCTCCATCTTCTAAAAGTTATCTCAG tcAAGGAGATTCTCCCCCATTGTCTGTACATGATCTTCGTACTCGACAGAGAACACCTATTACTCCATTCAGATCCAATTCTAGGACGAAAAAAATTGTGCCCAACACT ATTGTAGAAGAAACTACTATGCTTTCATCATCATCTTCACCGCCAAATATAGAAAGTGATTGTGAAAAGGACTCAACAAATATAACTAAAAGTTTATTAAGATCTCAATTTTTCGAATGGGTATCTAAAAACTTTGCTCATCCATTAAGTGGTATGAATGATGGAGGTGACTTTGAAAGTGCAATATACTATGAACGTGACTGGAG gtatactcGAAATATGATGCTTCGTAAAGAAGCACTAGAAGAACAaaacaaagtaaataatttaaattgtaagatAGAACATCAAATATTCTCATCTAAATGTAAACAATCACCAAATTCATTGGTGTTTTATCCATATGACCCTCATGTTATTGTAGCTACGAAAGATTATTTAAc agtATGGGATTATCATAGTAGCTATAAGTTATGCCAATGGAAACCAGATGTTAGAAGTCACAATCTCGATTTGTCATATAGATTAACTCCGCATTTATCTGCTGTAGAACTGATAAACAGCCACGATGTTGCTTTAGTGTTGGCGGGATATAATGACGGAAATATTCAAGTTTGGTCTCAATGCATTGACGGACCTCCTAAATTAGTTACTGGTTGGCATGCATTACCTATTTGCAAAAGTCCAAGTTTTGAGAGTTCTTCAA TGGCTATGCAATGGGATCAAAGGTCATGCCATTTAATTTGTGCAGGGGATTCAAGAGTTATTAAAATTTGGGATATTGAGACTGAAACTAAACTGACTGCTTTATCAACGGGAGTCAATGCTTCTGTGACAACTATGTCCATGCAATCTAAAG aaaataatatatttgctgCTGGTTGTAAAGACGGTTCAATTAAAGTGTTTGATAAAAGACTTCCACCAGATGAAGCAAAAATAGCTTCTTTCATAGGACATCATAGTAAAATACTTACCTTAAGATTACAAGATGCTACAGTAGTATCTGCTAG tgCTTATGGAGACATAAAAACATTTGAGTTTGGCCATAATGCACCACAGCAGGAATTTCATGTCAACAACATGCAATCTGCAGCCATTCATTCgatgtgtaatataatagcatg cagtAGTATAAATCAGATGTTATTATTCTACAACACAGAGGGTCAGTTGTTGAATTCTTTGAAGTTGACAGACTGGTTTATGAGTACACGTTATTCACCATTAATGACTACCAAGTTTCACCCCCAGAAAGTGCTACTTTCTACTGGGGCTATGGACGGAACAATAGCATTATACTCAATTGATCCCAAAAGATAA
- the LOC132921817 gene encoding regulatory-associated protein of mTOR isoform X2 yields MEEASSKLSSGSADGAESADWRLPLCFTKKRHTEEIKSVDAVVNSWRLKERMKTVSVALVMCLNVGVDPPDVLKVQPCARLECWIDPMMMIPQKALEIIGVNLQKQYERWQPRARYKQSLDPTIEEVKKLCVSLRRNAKEERVLFHYNGHGVPKPTVNGEIWVFNRTYTQYIPLSIYDLQTWMGSPSIYVYDCSNAGMIIKLFSQFAEQHEKEDMHNATQSPLFVNSEGSSFKNCIQLGACQIDQTLPMHPDLPADLFTSCLTTPIKMAARWFVMQNMSKHCSKLILDLVDKIPGTLNDRRTMLGELNWVFTAITDTIAWNILPRDTFQTLFRQDLLVASLLRNFLLAERIMRTYDCEPVSSPKLPAMHNHPMWQSWDHILDLCLSQLQRVQEHGDGFFVRTTFFEEQLTAFEIWLDHTSCLPTQQRSAPEQLPIVLQVLLSQAHRLRALDLLGRFLDLGPWAVNLTLSVGIFPYILKLLQSFAVELRPMLAFIWAKIMAVDHTCQTDIVRENGFKYFFQLVEDIRLPEEQRMLGTVVLSRLMQNYKNGQQLGLKNNLVCICLEQLANASAPYKQWLTLCLAQLWSDYDKARWVGVRDIAHEKLYILLEDKVPEVRAAAVFALGTYVSCDKDRTNYAIKVDLNIALTLLNTVAKDMSPMVREEVIIALQWTVITFERYFLEIAMQEQTEKSYGSLYKSPNGSSKTASLSRKGSKEKLSMQPTSVIVTVVSPQISPGPSISDEMPEETKSDLLRRTNSSSSIVTLDAYQTTSTYNNNHSKLWKGLTALEHDIFPEVAATAQKLTKYIRQKLKNKTDSRASHSLPASPSSKSYLSQGDSPPLSVHDLRTRQRTPITPFRSNSRTKKIVPNTIVEETTMLSSSSSPPNIESDCEKDSTNITKSLLRSQFFEWVSKNFAHPLSGMNDGGDFESAIYYERDWRYTRNMMLRKEALEEQNKVNNLNCKIEHQIFSSKCKQSPNSLVFYPYDPHVIVATKDYLTVWDYHSSYKLCQWKPDVRSHNLDLSYRLTPHLSAVELINSHDVALVLAGYNDGNIQVWSQCIDGPPKLVTGWHALPICKSPSFESSSMAMQWDQRSCHLICAGDSRVIKIWDIETETKLTALSTGVNASVTTMSMQSKENNIFAAGCKDGSIKVFDKRLPPDEAKIASFIGHHSKILTLRLQDATVVSASAYGDIKTFEFGHNAPQQEFHVNNMQSAAIHSMCNIIACSINQMLLFYNTEGQLLNSLKLTDWFMSTRYSPLMTTKFHPQKVLLSTGAMDGTIALYSIDPKR; encoded by the exons ATGGAAGAAGCGTCGTCCAAATTATCGTCCGGCAGCGCCGACGGCGCCGAGTCCGCCGACTGGCGATTGCCGTTATGCTTCACGAAAAAACGTCATACAGAGGAGATCAAATCCGTGGATGCTGTGGTAAATTCATGGCGTCTCAAAGAACGG ATGAAGACTGTGAGTGTTGCTCTTGTAATGTGCCTAAATGTAGGTGTAGACCCACCAGACGTTTTAAAAGTGCAGCCCTGCGCCCGTCTAGAGTGTTGGATAG ATCCAATGATGATGATTCCTCAGAAAGCATTGGAAATAATTGGAGTCAATTTGCAAAAACAGTACGAAAGGTGGCAGCCAAGAGCACGGTACAAACAATCGTTAGACCCAACTATAGAGGAAGTAAAAAAATTGTGCGTTTCCTTGAGACGAAATGCAAAAGAAGAAAGAGTCCTTTTCCACTATAATGGACATGGTGTTCCAAAACCTACAGTAAATGGTGAAATTTGGGTGTTTAACAGG ACATATACCCAATACATTCCATTGTCCATTTATGATCTTCAAACTTGGATGGGATCACCATCAATTTATGTCTATGATTGTTCAAATGCaggaatgataataaaattatttagccaATTTGCTGAACAGCATGAAAAAGAAGATatg CATAATGCTACCCAAAGCCCATTGTTTGTAAACAGTGAAGGATCTTCCTTTAAAAACTGCATTCAACTGGGCGCATGTCAAATAGATCAAACACTTCCAATGCATCCAGACTTACCTGCTGATTTGTTTACGTCTTGCTTGACTACACCAATTAAAATGGCTGCTCGgtg gTTTGTAAtgcaaaatatgtcaaaacatTGTTCAAAATTAATTCTTGATCTGGTTGATAA AATTCCTGGTACATTAAATGATCGACGAACTATGTTAGGAGAATTAAACTGGGTATTCACTGCTATAACCGATACAATAGCTTGGAATATATTACCTAGag atacTTTTCAAACACTATTTCGGCAAGACTTGTTAGTTGCAAGTCTGCTAAGAAACTTTTTACTGGCCGAACGTATTATGAGAACATATGACTGTGAACCAGTATCTTCGCCTAAATTACCGGCAATGCACAATCATCCCATGTGGCAG tCATGGGATCATATTTTAGACTTGTGTTTGTCTCAGTTACAACGTGTTCAAGAACACGGAGATGGTTTTTTTGTACGCACAACATTTTTTGAAGAACAATTGACTGCTTTTGAAATTTGGCTTGACCATACATCTTGTTTACCAACACAACAACGTAGTGCACCTGAACAGCTTCCCATTGTACTCCAA GTTCTATTAAGTCAAGCACATAGACTCCGAGCATTAGACTTGTTGGGCAGATTTTTAGATTTGGGGCCATGGGCAGTAAATTTGACTTTATCTGTAGGTATATTTCCATATATATTGAAACTACTGCAGAGTTTTGCGGTTGAACTTCGACCCATGTTAGCATTTATTTGGGCTAAAATAATGGCTGTTGATCAT ACTTGTCAAACTGACATTGTTAGGGAGAAtggttttaagtatttttttcaactgGTTGAAGATATACGTTTGCct GAAGAACAAAGGATGTTGGGAACTGTTGTACTGTCCCGACTAATGCAAAACTATAAGAATGGCCAACAACTTGGgcttaaaaacaatttagtgTGCATATGTCTTGAACAATTAGCCAATGCTAGTGCTCCATATAAACAATGGTTGACCTTATGTCTTGCACAGTTATGGTCCGATTACGATAAAGCACGTTGGGTTGGTGTACGAGATATAGCTCATGAGAAACTTTACATTTTACTAGAAGATAAAGTACCTGAA gttcGAGCTGCAGCAGTATTTGCTCTTGGTACTTATGTAAGCTGTGATAAGGATCGTACTAACTATGCTATAAAAGTTGATCTAAATATTGCTTTGACTTTATTAAATACTGTTGCTAAAGATATGAGTCCTATGGTCAGGGAG GAAGTTATAATCGCTCTTCAATGGACTGTTATCACATTTGAAAGATACTTTTTAGAAATAGCGATGCAGGAACAAACTGAAAAATCATATGGATCTCTTTATAAAA GTCCAAATGGTAGCTCAAAAACAGCTAGTCTGTCTAGAAAGGGATCCAAAGAAAAACTTTCGATGCAGCCTACTAGTGTAATAGTTACTGTAGTATCACCTCAAATATCACCTGGACCTAGCATTTCAGATGAAATGCCAGAGGAAACAAAATCTGATCTTTTGAGGCGAACAAATTCGTCCTCATCTATAGTTACCTTGG ATGCTTATCAAACAACATCAACCTATAACAATAATCACTCTAAACTATGGAAGGGTTTGACAGCTTTAGAGCATGATATATTTCCAGAAGTTGCAGCCACTGcacaaaaattaactaaatacattagGCAGAAG CTTAAAAACAAGACGGATAGTCGTGCATCACATTCATTACCCGCATCTCCATCTTCTAAAAGTTATCTCAG tcAAGGAGATTCTCCCCCATTGTCTGTACATGATCTTCGTACTCGACAGAGAACACCTATTACTCCATTCAGATCCAATTCTAGGACGAAAAAAATTGTGCCCAACACT ATTGTAGAAGAAACTACTATGCTTTCATCATCATCTTCACCGCCAAATATAGAAAGTGATTGTGAAAAGGACTCAACAAATATAACTAAAAGTTTATTAAGATCTCAATTTTTCGAATGGGTATCTAAAAACTTTGCTCATCCATTAAGTGGTATGAATGATGGAGGTGACTTTGAAAGTGCAATATACTATGAACGTGACTGGAG gtatactcGAAATATGATGCTTCGTAAAGAAGCACTAGAAGAACAaaacaaagtaaataatttaaattgtaagatAGAACATCAAATATTCTCATCTAAATGTAAACAATCACCAAATTCATTGGTGTTTTATCCATATGACCCTCATGTTATTGTAGCTACGAAAGATTATTTAAc agtATGGGATTATCATAGTAGCTATAAGTTATGCCAATGGAAACCAGATGTTAGAAGTCACAATCTCGATTTGTCATATAGATTAACTCCGCATTTATCTGCTGTAGAACTGATAAACAGCCACGATGTTGCTTTAGTGTTGGCGGGATATAATGACGGAAATATTCAAGTTTGGTCTCAATGCATTGACGGACCTCCTAAATTAGTTACTGGTTGGCATGCATTACCTATTTGCAAAAGTCCAAGTTTTGAGAGTTCTTCAA TGGCTATGCAATGGGATCAAAGGTCATGCCATTTAATTTGTGCAGGGGATTCAAGAGTTATTAAAATTTGGGATATTGAGACTGAAACTAAACTGACTGCTTTATCAACGGGAGTCAATGCTTCTGTGACAACTATGTCCATGCAATCTAAAG aaaataatatatttgctgCTGGTTGTAAAGACGGTTCAATTAAAGTGTTTGATAAAAGACTTCCACCAGATGAAGCAAAAATAGCTTCTTTCATAGGACATCATAGTAAAATACTTACCTTAAGATTACAAGATGCTACAGTAGTATCTGCTAG tgCTTATGGAGACATAAAAACATTTGAGTTTGGCCATAATGCACCACAGCAGGAATTTCATGTCAACAACATGCAATCTGCAGCCATTCATTCgatgtgtaatataatagcatg tAGTATAAATCAGATGTTATTATTCTACAACACAGAGGGTCAGTTGTTGAATTCTTTGAAGTTGACAGACTGGTTTATGAGTACACGTTATTCACCATTAATGACTACCAAGTTTCACCCCCAGAAAGTGCTACTTTCTACTGGGGCTATGGACGGAACAATAGCATTATACTCAATTGATCCCAAAAGATAA